From Pseudomonas fluorescens:
ACGCAGCCCACTCGCGGGTTGGGATGGGTGGTGTACAGGCCATTACGCGCCAATTCGAGGGCGCGGGCCATGTAGTGAGCGTCGAGGACAGCCTGTTCAGCAGAAGGTGGGTTCATTTCTTGACCGGCTCACGGGCCAGGCGGTCGATCTCTTCGCGGAACTCATTGAGGTCCTGGAAGCGTCGATACACCGAGGCGAAACGGATATAGGCGACTTCGTCGAGCTTTTGCAGCTCGCCCATCACCAGCTCTCCAACCACCAGGCTCTTGACCTCGCGCTCGCCGGTCGCACGCAGCTTGTGCTTGATATGCACCAGCGCCGCCTCCAGCCGCTCGACACTCACCGGGCGTTTTTCCAGGGCACGCTGCATACCGGCGCGCAATTTGTCTTCATCGAAAGGCTGGCGACTGCCGTCGGACTTGATCAGACGTGGCAATACCAGTTCGGCGGTTTCGAAGGTGGTGAAACGTTCACCGCAGGCCAGGCATTCGCGCCGGCGACGCACTTGATCGCCCTCGGCGACCA
This genomic window contains:
- the nrdR gene encoding transcriptional regulator NrdR gives rise to the protein MHCPFCGANDTKVIDSRLVAEGDQVRRRRECLACGERFTTFETAELVLPRLIKSDGSRQPFDEDKLRAGMQRALEKRPVSVERLEAALVHIKHKLRATGEREVKSLVVGELVMGELQKLDEVAYIRFASVYRRFQDLNEFREEIDRLAREPVKK